From the Sphingomonas phyllosphaerae 5.2 genome, one window contains:
- a CDS encoding RNA polymerase sigma factor — protein MPPTGLEAVYLDNRDRLVRFLVARGAGDAAEDLLHDLWVKVSQGSGGPVDNPLSYLFRAADTLMIDRHRSRTQAQARDTAWSEAGAGEVATGERVVVGRQEMVRVAHVLAELGTRREAVFRRARLDGVPQRQIAAELGVSLSTVEADLRAACRALAALKEEL, from the coding sequence ATGCCCCCGACCGGGCTCGAAGCCGTCTACCTCGACAACCGTGACCGGCTCGTCCGCTTCCTCGTCGCGCGCGGCGCCGGCGATGCGGCGGAGGATCTGCTGCACGATTTGTGGGTCAAGGTGTCGCAGGGCTCCGGGGGGCCGGTCGACAACCCGCTCTCCTATCTCTTCCGCGCTGCGGACACGCTGATGATCGATCGGCATCGCTCGCGTACGCAGGCTCAGGCGCGCGACACCGCCTGGAGCGAGGCGGGCGCAGGAGAAGTCGCTACAGGGGAGCGCGTCGTGGTCGGACGGCAGGAAATGGTCCGCGTGGCGCACGTACTCGCCGAGCTCGGAACCCGCCGGGAGGCGGTTTTCCGTCGAGCCCGGCTCGATGGCGTACCGCAGCGGCAGATCGCCGCCGAGCTCGGCGTCAGCCTCAGCACCGTGGAGGCCGACCTTCGCGCCGCCTGCCGCGCACTCGCTGCCTTGAAGGAAGAACTATGA
- a CDS encoding FecR family protein encodes MTRLDEEAVDWAARVADRDFTDWDGFTAWLEADADRSARYDAAVVALADVERTVAQLPAATSAVVTLLRKPVPARLHAGRWLGAAAAAAVIGAIGVNAWQERAQPYVVETRAGEQRVLALADGSSVILAAGSRLMLDRADQRRATVDAGEALFRVRHDASRPFRVGAGGLTLTDIGTVFDVKRAGALTRVAVAEGAVLVDPDGAALRLDAGETVVADGDRLVAGRVAVSDVGAWHEGRLAYDGAPLGEVAADLSRQLGRRVRVSPAVAARQFRGTLDVPSLRSDPAALGALLDVRVHADALGWTLEQRE; translated from the coding sequence ATGACCCGGCTTGACGAGGAAGCGGTGGACTGGGCTGCGCGCGTAGCCGACCGGGATTTCACCGACTGGGATGGTTTCACTGCCTGGCTCGAGGCGGATGCCGACCGGTCGGCCCGCTATGACGCCGCAGTCGTCGCGCTCGCAGACGTCGAGCGCACGGTAGCGCAGCTGCCCGCCGCTACTTCCGCCGTGGTCACGCTGTTGCGAAAGCCTGTTCCGGCCCGCCTCCATGCGGGACGCTGGCTCGGTGCGGCAGCGGCTGCGGCCGTGATCGGTGCGATAGGGGTCAACGCTTGGCAGGAGCGCGCACAGCCGTATGTCGTGGAGACGCGGGCCGGAGAGCAGCGCGTCCTAGCGCTCGCCGACGGCAGTTCAGTGATTCTCGCGGCTGGATCGCGGCTCATGCTCGACCGTGCAGATCAGCGACGTGCCACCGTCGACGCAGGCGAGGCGCTCTTCCGCGTCCGTCATGATGCTTCGCGACCTTTCCGCGTCGGCGCGGGTGGGCTCACGCTGACCGACATCGGGACTGTCTTCGACGTCAAGCGTGCCGGCGCGCTGACACGTGTCGCGGTTGCCGAGGGAGCGGTGCTCGTCGATCCCGATGGCGCGGCCCTGCGTCTAGATGCAGGCGAGACGGTCGTCGCGGACGGCGATCGCCTCGTGGCAGGCCGGGTCGCGGTGTCGGACGTCGGCGCGTGGCACGAGGGCCGGCTGGCCTATGACGGCGCCCCCCTCGGCGAGGTGGCGGCTGACCTTTCGCGCCAGCTCGGCCGACGCGTGCGGGTCTCACCCGCAGTGGCGGCCCGGCAGTTCCGAGGTACGCTGGACGTGCCCAGCCTGCGTTCGGACCCGGCGGCCCTTGGGGCACTGCTCGACGTGCGGGTGCACGCGGACGCATTGGGCTGGACTTTGGAACAACGCGAGTGA
- a CDS encoding TonB-dependent receptor, whose protein sequence is MALWAAPASAQVLALDLPAAPLGRQVIALGRAARISVVVPDRHLWAQPVPALHGVYDAAAALAAIARAAGGRVQPLGTASWRIVPATTAVRMPPRPPADRVPHADPAPGDVIVTASKRDIPRERFAGATHRLDGVDLDLGGAGGTDRLTTRLASIASTYLGAGRNKLFIRGIADSSFTGPTQATVGQYLGDLRLSYNAPDPDLRLADLAAVEVLEGPQGTLYGAGSLGGLIRLVPNEPDLTASYGSATVGGASTAHGAGSADVQATLNLPLVDDRFGLRAVGTAAREGGYIDKPAMGRTDVNATRIYGGRAAALLRLGDGWSAEVIAVGQRIRGADSQYADRHAVPLTRDAMVTEGFRADFAQAQLVLAGQLGAVRLRSTTGVTAHDLTERYDATPPGGPPQLFTQANRTRMTANETRLWQSAPDGSGWLAGFSYVRNDTRLRRLFGAPDALLPTTGVTNRIDETTLYGEAGVRLLPGLLTSAGLRVTRTELGGAGEDIPEFALAVTRATAASRRQTIVLPAASALVDLAPHTNLFLRYQQGFRPGGIAIDGDYVRRFRDDRVATIEIGVRTGRPRRDSVDLAVTVARTSWRDIQADFIDPSGLPTTANVGDGRLWTIEATAGAVPITGLRVEAAATLNDSEIDEPSADLVRALADNIASNVADARAQVLARLRQIPNIARITTRLGISYDGQVGARALRVDGWLRYVGRSRLGVGPVLGQAQGDYVDSGLTARLALGAVGLTAGVTNLVNTRGNRFALGTPVTTGRDQVTPLRPRTLRLSIDTAF, encoded by the coding sequence GTGGCGCTCTGGGCGGCTCCGGCGTCGGCACAGGTCCTGGCACTCGATCTGCCTGCCGCGCCGCTTGGCCGGCAGGTCATAGCGCTCGGCCGTGCCGCGCGGATCAGCGTGGTGGTGCCGGACCGACACCTCTGGGCTCAACCGGTTCCGGCTCTGCACGGCGTGTACGACGCCGCTGCCGCCCTCGCCGCGATCGCCCGGGCGGCGGGCGGCCGCGTCCAGCCACTCGGGACAGCGAGCTGGAGGATCGTACCTGCCACGACCGCGGTGCGGATGCCACCGCGGCCGCCTGCTGACAGGGTCCCGCATGCCGACCCCGCTCCCGGCGACGTGATCGTCACCGCGAGCAAGCGCGACATTCCGCGGGAGCGCTTCGCCGGCGCCACGCACCGCTTGGACGGCGTTGACCTGGACCTCGGCGGCGCCGGCGGCACCGACCGGCTGACGACACGCCTCGCCAGCATCGCCTCCACCTATCTGGGCGCTGGACGGAACAAGCTCTTCATCCGCGGCATCGCAGATTCGAGCTTCACCGGTCCCACGCAGGCTACGGTTGGCCAGTACCTCGGCGACCTGCGTCTGAGCTACAACGCACCCGATCCTGACCTGCGGCTTGCCGATCTCGCCGCGGTAGAGGTGCTCGAGGGACCGCAGGGTACGCTCTACGGTGCCGGCTCCCTGGGCGGACTGATCCGGCTCGTTCCGAACGAGCCCGATCTAACGGCGAGCTACGGCAGCGCGACTGTCGGCGGCGCGAGCACCGCGCACGGCGCGGGCAGCGCCGACGTGCAGGCCACCCTCAATCTGCCGCTTGTCGACGACCGTTTCGGGCTCCGCGCGGTCGGGACCGCAGCGCGTGAGGGCGGCTACATCGACAAGCCAGCGATGGGACGCACTGACGTGAACGCCACGCGCATCTACGGCGGTCGCGCCGCGGCGCTGCTGCGACTGGGCGACGGCTGGAGCGCGGAGGTGATCGCGGTAGGCCAACGCATCCGCGGCGCGGACAGCCAGTATGCCGACCGGCACGCAGTGCCGCTGACGCGGGATGCCATGGTCACGGAGGGGTTCCGCGCAGACTTCGCGCAGGCCCAGCTGGTGCTCGCCGGGCAGCTCGGTGCCGTACGGCTGCGCTCCACAACGGGCGTTACCGCGCATGATCTGACGGAGCGCTACGACGCCACGCCGCCAGGCGGTCCGCCGCAGCTCTTCACTCAGGCCAACCGCACGCGGATGACTGCCAACGAGACTCGGCTGTGGCAGTCGGCGCCTGATGGCTCGGGCTGGCTTGCCGGCTTCAGCTACGTCCGCAACGACACCCGGCTTCGGCGGCTGTTCGGCGCCCCCGACGCGCTGCTTCCTACCACGGGCGTGACCAACCGGATCGACGAGACTACGCTTTACGGCGAGGCGGGAGTGCGGCTGCTGCCGGGGCTGCTCACCTCCGCGGGACTGCGCGTCACCCGGACCGAGCTCGGCGGGGCAGGCGAGGACATTCCAGAATTCGCGCTCGCGGTCACGCGCGCCACCGCGGCGAGCAGGCGCCAGACGATCGTGCTTCCAGCCGCCTCGGCGCTGGTCGACCTTGCGCCGCACACAAACCTGTTCCTACGCTATCAGCAGGGCTTCCGTCCGGGCGGCATCGCGATCGACGGCGACTACGTCCGCCGCTTCCGCGACGACCGCGTCGCCACGATCGAGATCGGCGTTCGTACGGGCCGACCGCGGCGCGATAGCGTCGATCTCGCAGTGACGGTCGCGCGCACGTCCTGGCGCGACATCCAGGCCGACTTCATCGATCCGTCGGGACTGCCTACGACGGCCAATGTCGGCGACGGGCGGCTGTGGACTATCGAGGCGACCGCCGGCGCCGTCCCGATCACCGGCCTCCGCGTCGAGGCTGCGGCAACCTTGAACGACAGCGAGATAGACGAACCCTCTGCGGATCTCGTCCGCGCGCTTGCCGACAATATCGCGTCCAACGTCGCTGACGCGCGCGCGCAGGTGCTGGCGCGGCTCCGCCAGATTCCGAACATTGCCCGGATCACGACCCGACTGGGGATCAGCTACGACGGGCAGGTCGGTGCGCGAGCGCTCAGGGTTGATGGCTGGCTGCGGTACGTCGGTCGCTCCCGGCTCGGCGTAGGTCCCGTGCTCGGCCAGGCGCAGGGGGATTACGTGGACAGTGGTCTGACCGCGCGTCTGGCACTCGGCGCAGTAGGCCTGACCGCTGGAGTGACCAACCTCGTCAATACGCGAGGGAATCGCTTTGCGCTGGGCACGCCCGTCACGACCGGACGCGATCAGGTGACCCCGCTGCGGCCGCGAACCTTGCGACTGAGCATCGATACTGCCTTCTAA
- a CDS encoding MAPEG family protein, translating to MAGEARERNRVAASNNFRQEQRGVALRMAAALCVTVLVSATCLYRGAAAPTTLADRLIVTARADVFVLCWLAAAIGNVARLRFFSAEDITGSDSGNATAEVERAKAVLQNTLEQVVLAVPIHVSLAVLVASSVPLIVALAALFVIGRLLFWIGYARGPKARAFGFALTFYPNLAGLVIAVFATVRLSL from the coding sequence ATGGCCGGCGAAGCCAGGGAAAGGAACCGGGTGGCTGCCTCGAACAACTTTCGGCAGGAGCAACGCGGCGTCGCGCTCAGGATGGCGGCGGCACTGTGCGTCACTGTCCTGGTCTCGGCAACGTGCCTGTACCGAGGTGCCGCCGCCCCGACCACGTTGGCCGACCGCCTGATCGTCACGGCAAGGGCAGATGTGTTCGTCCTCTGCTGGCTTGCCGCAGCGATCGGCAACGTCGCGCGGCTGCGCTTCTTCTCGGCCGAAGACATTACCGGCAGCGACTCCGGAAACGCCACGGCGGAGGTGGAGCGCGCCAAGGCTGTTCTGCAGAACACGCTCGAGCAGGTGGTGCTGGCCGTGCCCATTCACGTCTCGCTGGCAGTGCTGGTTGCGTCGTCGGTGCCGCTGATCGTGGCGCTTGCGGCGCTCTTCGTGATTGGGCGTCTTCTCTTCTGGATCGGCTATGCGAGGGGTCCTAAGGCGCGCGCTTTCGGGTTCGCGTTGACCTTCTATCCGAACCTTGCCGGGCTGGTCATTGCGGTTTTCGCGACGGTGAGGCTGTCGCTGTAG